The following nucleotide sequence is from Halorussus caseinilyticus.
GTGGGTGGAACAGGGGGGAAAGGGGGAAGTGGGCGCGAAGCGTGTGACGCGCAGTTAGACCCAATGAACGCAGATACTTAAAGCCCCGGTCCACGGGGTGAAAGTAAAATCGCAAGAAGGCGGCGGGATAAGACGGTTGTCTGACGGACGGCACACGATTTTCGGCACGTAAAGCTAATGGCCGTTTTTCTTCATCTGACGAACTATTTATAAACTCGACCACATTAATCCGCGCTCTTACCGGGGTAAAATCTCGCGCGCGGTAGTGTAAATAAATTGATGGGTGTTCGGAGGTCGTAGTCAATCCGATTCCGTCGTAAAATCATATGACGCGGTACTGAATATATTCATTTCCCTTACCGTTTCGGGAACGTTGGACAGTCAGTTGTCACAAAATCTGGTAGCTACTTAGTCAATTTTAACTACTGTGCTTCCTAAGTCTCATCCAACGTGTCAAATTCCGAGAAGTCGGTTTTGGAAACAGTCGTCGGAATTCTACCATGGACACAATATAACCCGTGATAACCCATGAACAGTGACAAGGAGGCGGAAATTTATAAGTCCGGATACGAGGAACTTCAGAATACGGTCGAAAACCAGCTTGCGGACCATCACGAACTCAACCAACGTGCGATAGATTTAGCGAAAATCGATATTCTCGCGGTCAGTATCGTCGTTTCTGGAACGAGTCTCTCCCAACAGATACGTGGCATTCCATTGATTATCGCTGGCTTGGGGGCCCTACTGCTTTCTCTTTGGCACTGCCTCCAAGTCTACCGTCCCCGTGAGTTCACGAACGGTATTGGTCCGGGGTGCCGACGAGCAAATTGGGGATTTAGTGGATAATGGCGGTGATATGGCAGAACACTATCGTAATCTCATGATTTCTTTCAAGAAAATGGTTAAATATTGCAAAGAATCTTACGATGATGGAGTCCGGTATTTTCGGGACGCACTCTGGTCCTCCTCGGCCGCAATTCTTCTCTTTTCAGCCCTCGTTCCTCGGGCGCTAATTCAGGACTATCCCGACTACGGTGATTACCTCGTCGTCATAGTCGTCGCAATAGCTCTAATCTGCGGAAGGTACTTGTATGCTGACGAGTAAACTAAAAACATGACTGACGAAGAAGACGATTCGGACGAGGGGTACGAAATCCACTTCGTAGCAAACAGCGAACCCGACGACGACTCCGCGTAAACCGACTGTCACGCGGAACGAAGCTTTCGAGAGTCGCGTTCAAGCGACCGCTTTCGGAAATAAGTTCGCTCGCGGTCTTACCGCTCGTCGATGGGTACCCAGTCGGCCTGCTTCGCGCCGGTGTACTTGGCGCGGGGCCGAATCAGGCGGTTGTCGTCGTACTGTTCGAGGACGTGGCCAATCCAGCCACCGACCCGCGACATGGCGAAGATGGGGGTGTAGAGGTCGATGGGGATGCCCATCTGGTAGTAGGTCGAAGCCGAGTAGAAGTCCACGTTGGGCGCGAGACCCTTCTCTTCCTGCATGTACTCCTCGATTTCGACCGACATCTCGTACCACTTGGTGTCGCCCGCCGCCTCGCCGAGTTCCTCGCTCTTCTCGCCGAGAATCTTCGCGCGGGGGTCCTTGACGTTGTAGACGCGGTGACCGAAGCCCATGATGCGGTCGCCGCGTTCGAGGGCGTCGTCCACCCACGTCTTGGCGTCCTTGCCGCTCTCGTCTATCTCCTTGAGCATCTTCATCACGTTGGCGTTCGCGCCGCCGTGGAGCGGTCCGGCGAGCGTGCCGACCGCGCTCGTGACCGCGCTGTGGAGGTCCGAGAGCGTCGAGGAGGTCACCATCGAGGAGAACGTCGAGGCGTTCAGGCCGTGGTCGGCGTGGAGGACCAGCGCCATGTCGAACGTCTCGGCCAGCACCTCGTCGGGTTCCTCGTCGTTGAGCATGTAGAGGAAGTTCTCGGCGTGGCCGAGGTCCTCGCGGGGTTCGACCGGGTCGTTGCCGTTCCGGATGCGCTTGAACGCGGCGACGACCGTCGGAATCTTGGCCGTGATGCGACGGCCCTTCCGGAGGTTGACCTCGCGGTCGGTGGGGTCGGCCTCGGAGTCGTCGGGGTCGTTGGCCGAGAGCATCGACGTGGCGGTCCGGAGCGCGGCCATCGGTTCCTCGTCCACTTCGGCGAGTTTGCGCACCGTATCGAGAACGTCCTCGTCGAGTTGTCGCTCGGCGGCCATCGACTCGGTGAAGTCAGTGAGTTCGTCCTGTGTGGGGAGTTCGCCGTGCCAGAGCAGATAGAGAACCTCTTCGTAACTCGCGTTCCGGGCGAGGTCCTCGATTTCGTACCCGCGATAAATCAGGCGACCCTCGTCGCCATTGATAAAGCTGAGTCCTGATTCTGCGACGACGACGCCCTCCAGCCCTTTCTTGACCTCTTCTGACATACCCTGATACTTCTCGGCAAGCCCGGAAAAGCATTATCTTTCGTTTCTCTTTTGCGACGTTCCCATCGAACGGGCGTTCGCGTCGCCGACCGTTTCGCGGCGACTGAAACCCGTAGCCGGACGCCCCGACGGGCATCGTGTATTGATGCTTACGCCGTATTTATGTTTGGAAAGCATAGGAAGCGGTTGTTATTCTCGCAGTACCGACTGTCGTTCGACGCCCTCCCGTGGACGGGCGCGGCGCTCGTGCGCCGCGCCCGCGCGAGACAGACCTAAACGTTCTCGACGCGCGAACCCCATCCCGAAGCGACCCGACGAACGTTTTTACCGGATGGCGCACAACACCGAGGTATGGACCCGCCCGGCGGCGACGTGGAGTACGAACCCGTCAGCGTCAAAGCGGTGCTGGCGGAGATGAAAGACACCGCCGAGTTGCTCATCGACCTCTCGTTTTCGGCGGTCCTCAACGGGAGCGACGACATCGCCGCCGAGGTGCTGGACCTCGAAGCCCGGATGGACGTACTCCAGATGCAGGCCCGGATGAGCCTCCTGATGGCTGCCAGAAGCCCCGAAGACGCCGAACAACTCGCGCCCGTCCTCGGCGTCGTCGGCGCGGCCGAGAAGATAAGCGACGCCGCGGGCGACATCGCCAAAGTCGTCTTGGAGGACATCGGCCTGCCCGACGCGATGCGGGCCGCCCTCCCCGAAGCAGTCGAGACTCTCGTCCGCGCCGAAGTCGCCGACGACTCCGACCTCACGGGCCGGACGTTGGGCGACCTCAACGTCGAGACGGAGACCGGTGTGCGCGTCATCGCCATCCACCGCGCCGACGACTGGATACCGAATCCCGACCGCGACACCGCACTCCGCGCGGGCGACTCGTTGCTCCTGCGCGGCCCCGACGAGGGCATCGCCGACGTGTACCGGCGCACGACCGGCGAGGACTACCGACCGCCCGAATCCCCCGAACCCACCATAGAGGACCTCGAACGCGCCGTTGACTCCATCGTCCTGATGAAGAACATCAGCGAACTCGCGGTGGACTTGGCTTACGGGAGCGTCCTCTTCGACAGCGCGGAAGTCGCCGAGGAGGTGGTCGAACTCGAGGCCGAGGTGGACGCCCTCCAGTCGCGCTTCGAGGCGTGGACGCTTCGCGCGGCCGCACGCGTGGACGACCCCGTGTCGCTCCGGGGACTGGTCCACCTCGCCAACGCCACCGAAGTCGTCAGCGACGCCGCGGTCGAAATCAGCGAGGGCGTCCTCCGCGGACTCGGAACCCACCCGGTCGTGGAGCAGGCGGTCGAGGAGAGCGACGAGGTAATCGTCCGCCTCACGGTCGCCCCGAACAGCGAGTTCGACCGCGTGACGCTGGGCGACCGAGAGGTCAAGACCGAGACGGGGATGCGCGTCATCGCAGTCCGGCGCTCGGCCGACGGCGAACGCGACTGGGTGATTCAACCCGGACCGGAGACGGAACTGCGCGCTGGCGACGTGTTCATCGCCAAGGGGACCCGTTCCGGTGCGGAGCGACTCGCGGAACTCACGGGCGCGGCGTACTCGGCGGAGTGAGACCGACTGGGGACTCGCTTTCGGGATAGGCCGAAGAGTCGGTGTGGCGGCGGCGGAATGCGCTTAGTGGTTGGGCGCGTACGTTTCCGACAGGAGGTTCAACACGAGAACGCCGCCGACGATGAGCGCCATGCCGACCATCCCGGCCACGTCAACCGACTCGTCGAACAGCACGACGCCGACGACTGCGGCCGCCACGATACCGACCGCGGACCACGTTGCGTACACGAGTCCGATCGGAAGGTCTTGCAGGGTGAGGCTCAGGAGGTAGAACGACCCGACGTAGCCGACGACGACGACGAGCGTCGGAAGCAGATTCTCGAACCCGTCCGAGAACTTGAGTGCGGTCGTTCCGGTGACTTCGGCGACGATGGCAGCGCCCAAATAGAGGTACTCTCGCATGTGTCGATTCGACTCCGAGTGCGGTTATCAATATTCCACTTTCGTTCTCGCCGACTCCGTTCCGAAGGAGGCTCTGCCGCGGGGTTCAGTCGGGGTCCGTCTCGCGGGCCAACCGATACGCCGAAATCAGCGTCAGCACCGTCGTCGCAAGCGCCCCCAGCGACGTGACGAGGACGAACGCGAGCGCCAGATAGTACGGCGTCGGCCGACGAGTCCCCGGCAGGAAGACGAACACCGCGAGGACCGCCACGGTGAACAGCAGGCTAAACGCGAACCCGCGGACGGCGTTCCGCCGGACGTTCAGCGCCGCGACGAAGTTCGCCCGCGGGCGCTCGGGGACGTTTCCGGACACGCTCGACGGTTGGGCCGGTCGGATGAAAGGCGCGTCGATTCGGGGGAGCGCGTGCGAAAGACCATTCGAGACCCCTCTCATTTCGTATGTCGGAATCTTCGAAACGAGAGGGTCCGGGGTGGGTTCCCCTATTCGGCTTCGAGAAGGACGAGTCGTCCTCCGTAGTAGGCCGCCATGAGAGCGTACGCCAATACGCGTATCCACTTGGGAAGCCATTCGGGTACTGCCGTGTCGTCTTCGTCGTTCGAGAACATACTTCCTCGACCGGGGCTTCGCCACTATCTGGCAGAGGCTACCACCCCGGCGTATATGACTATATATCCTATAATAAAAATATCTCCGGAATTCCTCCATCTAACCGTTACTATTATAATGAGCCGAATGTTACACTCACACGTCGCCACATCTGGCAGGGGCAACTCACTGGCTACGCCAGTGGGGAGTCCGAGTCAGGGAACATACTTCCTTCTCTGGTCCCGACTGACTAGACGTTCGACCGACAGCACTCACCGATACGCGGGCAACTCCTTCCCGAACGCGAGGAAGTACCCAGTTCCGACCAGTCCGACCGCGGTCGCCGACCCGAACGCCAACTCCGGCGAGACGCCGTAGAGCCACCCGCCGACGGCCGCGCTCGGAATCACCACCGCGTTCCGCGCGAGGTAGTACGACCCCACGACCCGGCCAGCGGCGTTCTCCTCGGCCGGGCCGACGATGAGCGCCTTGTGCGCGGGCAGGCCAGCGAACCGGAGACCCGAGAGACCGAACAGGAGCGTGACTAGCGCAGTCTCCGACAGCGATACGCCCGCCACGGTCAGGCCGCCGTCGGGCGCGTTGACCAGCAGGGCCGGGAACACCGCGTAGACGACGAACCCGAGCGCGACGACCGGTTTGAGACCGAACCGCCGGGCCGCCTTCGAGACGGGAATCATCACGACCAGCGCGACGGCCATCTCGACGGCGAGCAGGACCCCGAAGAAGGCGTCGGGTCCGAGGAACCCGACGACCGGAAGCCTCGCGCTCACCTCCAACACGTTCGTCACCACGAGGACGACGAAGACGTACACCATCCCGTTCGCAAATCGGACCAGCGTGTCGCCGACCAGCAGGGGACGCAGGACCGCGGGCGTTCCCCGGAGGTCGGCGAGAATCTGCTTGACGCCCTCGAAGGACTTGCCCAAGGAGTCCTCGCTCGCGTCGTAGAGGACGTGCTGAGCGACGGTCGCAAACAGACCGAACCCGGCCGCGACCGCCAGCACGTACCGGAAGCCGACTTCGAACTCGTAGACCGCGAGAACGCCCGCCGCGAGCAGGGGACCGAGCAGGAACGCGGTCCGGCGGAACGTCTCGGTGCTGGCGAACCCCGTCGCCAACTCCTCGGGCGGGACGCTCTGCTTGACGATGGCGAACGTCGCGCCGAGTCCGAACGACTTCCACGCTTGGGCCAGCGGGAGACCGACGAAGAGCCACGTCCAACCCGGAACCGGGAAGCCGGAGAGCGTCGGCGCGAGAAACCACAGCAGGAACCCGAGCGTCGAGGCGAGACCGAACGCGGTCAGCGCGGACCGGGAGCCGATTCGGTCCGAGATGGCTCCGCCGGGATAGGGGTACACCGCGCCGACGAGGTTGCCGAGACTCCCGTAGAGACCGATGACGACGCTCCCGGCACCGAGAACCTCGAAGTACCGACCCATGTACCGGCCGGTCATCTGAAAGCCGAGGCTGAACGCGAACATCGCCAGCGAGAGGACGAGTACGTCGCGTTCCAGCGCGAGAAACTGCCGAAACGCCGCGAAGGGGTCCGCTCGCTCTCGGTCGGTCGCCATGTGGGAGTGGTCGGAGTCGGTCGTCAAAACTTCCGGGGTCGGGCATCTATAGACGCCCATAGTCGAATCGGTAGCGATGCGGTGACGACAGTAGCTCTCACCGTCTGACTCGACGGAGCGGTCTCTAGAGAAATATAAACACGTCCCAAAGACTTCTATAAATTTCTTAGACCGATACGAAGGTTGCTCTAAAACGCTTCGAGGTGGCTACGGTCCGGTGGTCGAACAGTTGACGCATCCCGACGTGACGATAGTCGAGAGGTACAGTCCGAGTACGAACACGCTTTGGGCCACTGTCGGTCGTTGCTTCAACTGTCGGGAGAGCCAATCGGTGACCATACGTCTCCGTTCCGAGAGTACGTTGGAATAATTTACTAAAAATTTCCTACTTTTACGGGCGTCGAACTCGTTCGCCGCGGTTCCACCGCTCGTACAGTCCGTCTAGACCGAACCGCTAAAGGGCGTGTAGGCGTCCGTTATGGGTAATGAAGACGCTCGGAACGGCGAGTGCGGCCCCCGGCGAGATGGACACCGGGCGGTTGCAGGTCGGCGAAACGCGCGACGGCGGCGAGTTCGGTCTGCCGGTCGCGGTCATCAACGGCGTAGAAGACGGGCCGACGCTGTACGTGCAGGCGGTCAGCGACGGCGACGAACTGAACGGACTCGGCGTCCTCCAGCGGGTCGTCCCGCAGATTCCGCCCGAGGACCTCTCGGGGACGATTCTCGTGGTCGGTATCGTCAACTACCACGCGTTTCAGGTGGCCGAACACCGCAACCCAATCGACGACACCAAGATGAATCGCACCTACCCCGGCGACGAGTCGGGGACCTCCAGCGAGCGAATCGCGGCGGCCACTTTCGGGGCGGCGTCCCGCGCGGACCTCATCTTGGACCTGCATCAGGGGTCCACGAGTCGGATGCTCAACGAGGTCCGGGTCCGGTGTGGCAAGCGCCACCGACTCCACGACGACTGTCTCGAACTCGCCAAGGTGTTCGGTTGCGGCCACGTCTTGGACCAGAAGGGACCGGACGGCCAACTCGCTCGCGCGGGTCCCGACGAGGGCATCCCGACCATCGACCCCGAACTCGGCGGATGCGTCGGATGGGACGAAGAGTCCATTCGCTACGGCGTCAAAGGCGTGTTCAACGTCTTGGAGTACTACGGCTTCCTCGACGGCGACGTGACCCTCGACTCGCAGATTCGCGCCACCGGGTTCGACCGCTACGGGTCGCCCGCGGGCGGACTCGTCCGGTTCCGGAAGGACCTCGGCGAAGTGGTCGATGCTGGCGAGGTACTCTTCGAAGTCACCGACCCCTTCGGCCAGTTGAAGGCCGAGGTGACGGCCGACGACGGCGGCATCTTCTGGCGCTCGCGCCGCCTCCCGCAGGTGGCGACCGGCGAGTACGTCTGTTCGGTCGGCACCGGTATAGACGAGTTCTGAGCGATGCCGGAATCTTCCTCTTCCCCATCTGACCTCACCTGTCCCGACTGCGGCCGGACCTACGACGCCGGACCGGACGAACCGTGGCGCTGTGCGTGCGGCCACCCTCTCGACTTCGCCGACTCTCCGACTCCCGACGGTCCAGCGCCCGACTTCGGCGAACTGGACGCCCGCGCTGGCCTGTGGGCCTTCGAGGACTTTCTGCCGGTCTCGCCTCGCGTGACGCTCGGCGAGGGATTCACGCCGCTTCAGACTCCCGACGCCGACGACTGGGGCCGGAACGTCCAGTTCAAACTGGAGTACGTCTTCCCCTCGGGGAGTTTCAAGGACCGAGGCGCGACTGCGACCCTCTCGCGCGCCGCCGAGTTGGGCGTCGAGAAGATAGTCGAAGACTCGTCGGGCAACGCGGGCGCGGCCATCGCCCAGTACGCCGCCCGCGCCGGAATCGACGCCGACATCTACGTCCCGGCCGACGCCAAGCAGTCGAAGATTGCGGCAATCGAGCGCGTCGGCGCGACTCCGGTCCGAGTCGAGGGGTCCCGACAGGACGTGACCGACGCCTGCGTGGAAGCAGTCGAATCGGACGAGCGAGCAGGCTGGTACGCCAGTCACGCGTGGAACCCGGCGTTCTTCGCGGGCACGGCCACCTTCGCCTTCGAAGTCGCGGCACAGCGCGACTGGGCGGTCCCCGACGCCGTGGTCACGCCGCTCGGTCACGGCACGCTCTTTCTCGGGGCCTACCGGGGCTTCCGCGCGCTGAAGGAGGCGGGGTGGACCGACCGGATTCCCCGACTGCTCGGCGCGCAGGCCGCGGGCTACGCGCCGATTGCGGCGGAACTCCACGGGAGCGAGGACGGCCGAACCAACGACGTGGCGGACGGCATCCAAATTCTCGACCCCGCGAGGAAGGGCCAAATTCTCGACGCCATCGAGAAGACCGGCGGGGACGCCATCGCGCTCGACGCCGAACCGGTCGCTGACGCGCTGGACCGACTCCGCCGCGGCGGGTTCTACGTCGAACCCACCTCCGCAGTCGCGCCCGCCGCGCTCGCGGAGTTCCGCGAGCGCGGCGTTCTCGACGCCGAAGACGAGGTGGTGGTGCCGCTGACGGGGAGCGGACTGAAGTCGTGAGCTGTAGTCGAAATTCACGAAATCGTTACTCTTTCAAGCTTGCCGATAGTAGATGCACTCGGACCGATAACGCCGTGAGCGGTCGATGCCCCTGCATCGGTGTTAAAAGCACCTAGCCTTCGGGCGAGTGGGTGGAAGGCCAATCACGGGCCGGTTTTGTTCTCGTCTCGTAGCAACTGGTCCATTCGCGTCAGCAGTTCCCTCGTCTGAAAATTCACGTCTACGTTCGTTCCCTCGAACCAATTTCGGCCGTTCCGGTACGAATCCGCCACTGCACCTGCGATGCAGTCTGCGGCTTGAATCCCTGTCGTTCCGTGAGACGTGGCGTGCTGAACTTCTATTTCGGGATGTTCGTCGCCGAGTCGCTGAACAATTTGATTTGACTGCTTCGTTCCGAACAGTCTGTCGAAGGTAAATGAGAGATTCGTGTTCGCGCTTTCGACGATTGGAGAGAGTACCAGTGAGTAACCAAGTGCTATAACGGCCAAATCCCACGAAATCTCGAACGTCCGGTCTTGATAGAGAAGATACAAGTTCGACAAGGCTCGCAAGTTGCTCGATTCGAGAACGATACACACGAAGTGTAAATCTCTAGCCTCATCGCTAAAACAGTCGATTACCCTCCGCTTTTCCTGTTCGGACATGTCGTTCCACTTCGCTTCTCGTAGGTCGCTCGCCCGTCGCACCGCTCGTTTTGGACAGCTACTGCACTTGTATTTCTCCCCTGCGACGACTGCTAAGACGAAGACATCGCTATCCTCGTTTAGCAAACTACGAAGATGTCCAGACTCGTCTCCATACGCGTGCATTCGACACACTTGAGTCCGAACACCCGACGTATTAAATCGGCGATTTCGACTATAATTCGAACGCTATCGTTTTAGCTGGTCCATCTTTGTCGTCTACTTCTCGGGGTGCGTCGGCGCGTCGAACCCGCCGCGAACCAGCGGTTTGGCGACGTGCCTGCGCGCCTCCGGGGGTACCTCGTACCAGCCGAGTTCTAACGCTCGGTCCACCTCGCGCTCGACCTTCCCGTCGGCGGTCGTCTTGCAGTCCCGGCATCGGTAGCCCTGCCCGGCCCCGGCGCTCTTCATCGACCGGCCGCAGTCGGGGCAGTCGGGCGTGACGAGTTCGGTCCGGTCCAACTCCCGCACCGCGAACTTTTCGAGTTTCAAGGTACCTTCCGACACCTCGCCGCAGGCCGTGATTCGGTCGCCGGGCCGGAGGTTCCGCACTCGGTCCCGGAATCGCTTGGTAGGCTCGAAGGCGGCGCACCGCAAGGTCTCCTCGCCGTCGCGGAGCGAGAAGAAGACGTGGCCGCCGCGTCGGGTTTCGGGGGTCTCGGCGACCGTGCCTTCGACGCGGTAGGCCCGGCCGTCTTCGGCGTCCGCGAGGTCGGCGTCCCGGAGGTGAGCGTCGGTGCCCTGATTAGTCACGAAGAGCGCGCGCCGGGTGACCGGTTCGCTCTCGATGGTCTCGGCGACTTCCCGGACCGTTTCGGGGTCGTCGCCGCGGATGCCGTGGAGAATCGGGCCGGGCGTGTGCGGGACGCAGACGAGTTCGCCCGTCTCGCGGTCCACGGTGTCCCACGCCGCGGGGTAGGCCGCGTTCGCCGCGTCGAAGACCGACTCGGCGTCCACCTCGCGGGGCGTGCCGACTCGCTCGGGGTCCCGGTAGGAGATGCACTCGTAGGTCCAATCGGCGGCGATTCCGTCGGAATCGCCGCCGACCGCCGACTGCCCACCGAACGCCGACCACGCGCCGACCGCCGCCAGCGCGCCGATTCTTCCCCGGCCCATCTTCCACCCGGCGCTCCGGTAGCCCGCGGTCTCGATTGCTCGCTCGGCGTCTTCGACCGCGAGGTGGTCCCGGACCGCTCGACGGGCG
It contains:
- the citZ gene encoding citrate synthase, which gives rise to MSEEVKKGLEGVVVAESGLSFINGDEGRLIYRGYEIEDLARNASYEEVLYLLWHGELPTQDELTDFTESMAAERQLDEDVLDTVRKLAEVDEEPMAALRTATSMLSANDPDDSEADPTDREVNLRKGRRITAKIPTVVAAFKRIRNGNDPVEPREDLGHAENFLYMLNDEEPDEVLAETFDMALVLHADHGLNASTFSSMVTSSTLSDLHSAVTSAVGTLAGPLHGGANANVMKMLKEIDESGKDAKTWVDDALERGDRIMGFGHRVYNVKDPRAKILGEKSEELGEAAGDTKWYEMSVEIEEYMQEEKGLAPNVDFYSASTYYQMGIPIDLYTPIFAMSRVGGWIGHVLEQYDDNRLIRPRAKYTGAKQADWVPIDER
- a CDS encoding potassium channel family protein, with the protein product MDPPGGDVEYEPVSVKAVLAEMKDTAELLIDLSFSAVLNGSDDIAAEVLDLEARMDVLQMQARMSLLMAARSPEDAEQLAPVLGVVGAAEKISDAAGDIAKVVLEDIGLPDAMRAALPEAVETLVRAEVADDSDLTGRTLGDLNVETETGVRVIAIHRADDWIPNPDRDTALRAGDSLLLRGPDEGIADVYRRTTGEDYRPPESPEPTIEDLERAVDSIVLMKNISELAVDLAYGSVLFDSAEVAEEVVELEAEVDALQSRFEAWTLRAAARVDDPVSLRGLVHLANATEVVSDAAVEISEGVLRGLGTHPVVEQAVEESDEVIVRLTVAPNSEFDRVTLGDREVKTETGMRVIAVRRSADGERDWVIQPGPETELRAGDVFIAKGTRSGAERLAELTGAAYSAE
- a CDS encoding DMT family transporter, producing MREYLYLGAAIVAEVTGTTALKFSDGFENLLPTLVVVVGYVGSFYLLSLTLQDLPIGLVYATWSAVGIVAAAVVGVVLFDESVDVAGMVGMALIVGGVLVLNLLSETYAPNH
- a CDS encoding DUF7536 family protein — encoded protein: MSGNVPERPRANFVAALNVRRNAVRGFAFSLLFTVAVLAVFVFLPGTRRPTPYYLALAFVLVTSLGALATTVLTLISAYRLARETDPD
- a CDS encoding MFS transporter is translated as MATDRERADPFAAFRQFLALERDVLVLSLAMFAFSLGFQMTGRYMGRYFEVLGAGSVVIGLYGSLGNLVGAVYPYPGGAISDRIGSRSALTAFGLASTLGFLLWFLAPTLSGFPVPGWTWLFVGLPLAQAWKSFGLGATFAIVKQSVPPEELATGFASTETFRRTAFLLGPLLAAGVLAVYEFEVGFRYVLAVAAGFGLFATVAQHVLYDASEDSLGKSFEGVKQILADLRGTPAVLRPLLVGDTLVRFANGMVYVFVVLVVTNVLEVSARLPVVGFLGPDAFFGVLLAVEMAVALVVMIPVSKAARRFGLKPVVALGFVVYAVFPALLVNAPDGGLTVAGVSLSETALVTLLFGLSGLRFAGLPAHKALIVGPAEENAAGRVVGSYYLARNAVVIPSAAVGGWLYGVSPELAFGSATAVGLVGTGYFLAFGKELPAYR
- a CDS encoding succinylglutamate desuccinylase/aspartoacylase family protein produces the protein MKTLGTASAAPGEMDTGRLQVGETRDGGEFGLPVAVINGVEDGPTLYVQAVSDGDELNGLGVLQRVVPQIPPEDLSGTILVVGIVNYHAFQVAEHRNPIDDTKMNRTYPGDESGTSSERIAAATFGAASRADLILDLHQGSTSRMLNEVRVRCGKRHRLHDDCLELAKVFGCGHVLDQKGPDGQLARAGPDEGIPTIDPELGGCVGWDEESIRYGVKGVFNVLEYYGFLDGDVTLDSQIRATGFDRYGSPAGGLVRFRKDLGEVVDAGEVLFEVTDPFGQLKAEVTADDGGIFWRSRRLPQVATGEYVCSVGTGIDEF
- a CDS encoding threonine synthase, with translation MPESSSSPSDLTCPDCGRTYDAGPDEPWRCACGHPLDFADSPTPDGPAPDFGELDARAGLWAFEDFLPVSPRVTLGEGFTPLQTPDADDWGRNVQFKLEYVFPSGSFKDRGATATLSRAAELGVEKIVEDSSGNAGAAIAQYAARAGIDADIYVPADAKQSKIAAIERVGATPVRVEGSRQDVTDACVEAVESDERAGWYASHAWNPAFFAGTATFAFEVAAQRDWAVPDAVVTPLGHGTLFLGAYRGFRALKEAGWTDRIPRLLGAQAAGYAPIAAELHGSEDGRTNDVADGIQILDPARKGQILDAIEKTGGDAIALDAEPVADALDRLRRGGFYVEPTSAVAPAALAEFRERGVLDAEDEVVVPLTGSGLKS
- a CDS encoding DUF3800 domain-containing protein, which produces MHAYGDESGHLRSLLNEDSDVFVLAVVAGEKYKCSSCPKRAVRRASDLREAKWNDMSEQEKRRVIDCFSDEARDLHFVCIVLESSNLRALSNLYLLYQDRTFEISWDLAVIALGYSLVLSPIVESANTNLSFTFDRLFGTKQSNQIVQRLGDEHPEIEVQHATSHGTTGIQAADCIAGAVADSYRNGRNWFEGTNVDVNFQTRELLTRMDQLLRDENKTGP
- a CDS encoding tRNA(Ile)(2)-agmatinylcytidine synthase, with product MTVLGVDDTDSRERGMCTTYLAAELADRLRERASVERLLLVRLNPAVEHKTRGNAALAVHTDADPETAFEIAREEIARVAETDDPRTNPGLVVAPGDPEEVPETVADFARRAVRDHLAVEDAERAIETAGYRSAGWKMGRGRIGALAAVGAWSAFGGQSAVGGDSDGIAADWTYECISYRDPERVGTPREVDAESVFDAANAAYPAAWDTVDRETGELVCVPHTPGPILHGIRGDDPETVREVAETIESEPVTRRALFVTNQGTDAHLRDADLADAEDGRAYRVEGTVAETPETRRGGHVFFSLRDGEETLRCAAFEPTKRFRDRVRNLRPGDRITACGEVSEGTLKLEKFAVRELDRTELVTPDCPDCGRSMKSAGAGQGYRCRDCKTTADGKVEREVDRALELGWYEVPPEARRHVAKPLVRGGFDAPTHPEK